Proteins encoded within one genomic window of Prauserella marina:
- a CDS encoding IclR family transcriptional regulator: MKLTDKAVWMANERRSVLRRALRILDTFSDSANDLNLSEISRRSGVPLTTAHRIVGELHAWGALERNEAGEYRIGLRLWEVAALAPRSVGLQRIALPFMQDLYETTHRGVHLAVRTQDEVVFVERFVSPERASARPRVGGRYALHATAVGLVLLAHAPLELQEDVLGGPLESFTPQTYSSGRELRQVLADVRRSGYAVSDRQIDPDFVSVAAPIRGADDTVVAALSLIVPYTESHGPGLGHLVQATARGISRALGAHRPSNMRKGG, translated from the coding sequence GTGAAGCTGACGGACAAGGCGGTCTGGATGGCGAACGAGCGGCGTTCCGTGCTCCGCAGGGCTCTGCGGATCCTCGACACCTTCTCCGATTCAGCCAACGACCTGAACCTCTCCGAGATCAGCCGCCGCTCCGGCGTCCCACTCACCACGGCCCACCGCATTGTCGGGGAGCTACACGCGTGGGGCGCGCTCGAACGCAACGAGGCGGGCGAGTACCGCATCGGGCTGCGGCTGTGGGAGGTCGCCGCCCTCGCGCCCCGCTCGGTCGGGCTACAGCGCATCGCGCTGCCGTTCATGCAGGACCTCTACGAGACCACGCACCGGGGTGTCCACCTCGCCGTCCGCACTCAGGACGAGGTCGTGTTCGTCGAGCGATTCGTCAGCCCCGAGCGCGCGAGCGCCCGGCCGAGGGTCGGCGGGCGCTATGCCCTGCACGCCACGGCGGTCGGGCTGGTACTGCTTGCCCACGCCCCCCTCGAACTCCAGGAGGACGTGCTTGGCGGGCCGCTGGAGTCGTTCACCCCGCAGACCTACTCCAGCGGGCGGGAACTGCGCCAGGTGCTCGCCGACGTGCGGCGCAGCGGATACGCCGTCAGCGACCGGCAGATCGACCCGGACTTCGTGTCGGTCGCGGCGCCGATTCGCGGCGCCGACGACACCGTCGTCGCCGCCCTCTCGCTGATCGTTCCCTACACCGAGTCGCACGGGCCCGGCCTCGGCCATCTCGTGCAAGCCACCGCGCGCGGGATCTCCCGCGCACTGGGCGCGCACCGTCCTTCCAATATGCGGAAAGGTGGCTAG
- a CDS encoding biotin carboxylase N-terminal domain-containing protein, with amino-acid sequence MFTRVAIVNRGEAAMRLIHAVREVNAGGGHQLETIAFYTDADRTATFVREADHAYCLGAASARPYLDLAVLERALVDTRADAAWVGWGFVAEDPAFAELCARLGVTFIGPDAEAMRKLGDKIGAKLIAEEVGVPVAPWSRGAVADIDAALLAAKEIGYPLMLKATAGGGGRGIRVVTSDDELRDAYERTSAEAARAFGSGVVFLERLVTGARHVEVQVIADGQGTAWALGVRDCSVQRRNQKVIEESSSPLLDDAQTSELKASAERLAVAVGYRGAATVEFLYHPGEKLFAFLEVNTRLQVEHPITEATTGMDLVKAQLAVAAGEKLTGPVPAELGHAVEARLNAEDPDRDFAPAPGRIALLGLPAGPGIRVDTGVSEGDTIPADFDSMIAKIIAYGRDRDEALARLRRAVAETTVLIEGGSTNKSFLLDLLDAPEVIEASADTGWIDRVRAQGRLVSSKHSGIALATAAIEAYEDEERAERQRLLQTAFGGRPQVQHESGRPIDLKLRGVGYRVTVARTGPKRFRVGIADDAAVHHVDVEIDRFDERAGQLIANGQRFRFVTGTFGPVHLVEVDGASHRVSRDEGGVVRSPAPALVVATPVEVGDEVEAGAPVLVLESMKMETVLRAPFRATLRERPVAVGSQVETGAPLLRLEPLGDETDDTDGAAAPGVDLELPPEPGGVAASRRAAAGLADLRSRLLGFDIDPHDDSGALAGYLAARAELLALPDAGERPTRGEVELLRVFADLSELSRNRPAGEETKADTRVHSSREFFHTYLQSLDVERAGLSETFQQRLGRVLGHYGVTDLERGPELEEAVFRIFLAQQRAASDVTVITTLLQRWLTEPAPAADVRQTVGQTLEHLIVATQLRFPVVGDLARGVVFRWFAQPMLRRNRAEIYARVRKSLRYLDEFPEAADREDHIAEMVASPEPLVRVAGQRIGLRGADPGSLLEVLSRRYYRSSGLDNARLVRHGGTVCYVGDYEHGGRRRLVATAADFADVADALSAVASTAEAGSADSLVVDIYLTWARQPKEAEAMATVLGETLARVSLPETVRRVTATVAGNSGAAMHHHFTFRPSNEDGGRGGFAEDRLIRGLHPLIAQRFELRRWRDFDLTRLPSADEEVYLFRCVAPENRADERLVAMAQVRDLTPLRDDEGRILALPAVEGTLDACLDAIRKVQAKRPAKKRFDTNRVLLYVWPPSELTVDDLKAIAHRVLPTTAGAGLEEVLFLGRQRDADTGELTDIAVRISYTHDSGVRLSIVDPPTEPIEPLDDYGQKVLRARRRDTVYPYELTGMLAGEGGTFQEYDLDEARPASLVPVDRPKGRNTAGIVAGVVTSVTERYPEGMTRVVLLGDPTKALGALSEPECARVIAALDLAERLRVPVEWFALSAGARIAMDSGTENMDWVAAALKRIVRFTQDGGEINVVVAGINVGAQPYWNAEATMLMHTKGILVMTPDSAMVLTGKQSLDFSGGVSAEDNFGIGGYDRVMGPNGQAQYWAPDLAGARNVLMAHYDHAYVAPGESMPRRAETSDPAGRDISSFPHDVAGSDFTTVGEIFSREANPDRKKAFDIRTVMRAVADQDHAVLERWAGMADAETAVVQDVHLGGWPVCLLGIESRAVPRRGFPPTDGPDTYTGGTLFPRSSKKAARAINAASGNRPLVVLANLSGFDGSPESMRKLQLEYGAEIGRAIVNFVGPIVFCVISRYHGGAFVVFSKALNENMTVLAVDGSFASVLGGAPAAAVVFAGDVNARTAGDERVRELEARLAEAGGAERAALGTQLSEVRTAVRAEKLGEVAAEFDGVHSIRRAVEVGSVDAVIQAADLRPEIIAAIERGLTA; translated from the coding sequence TTGTTCACTCGTGTCGCCATCGTGAACCGGGGAGAGGCCGCGATGCGGTTGATCCACGCAGTCCGGGAGGTCAACGCCGGAGGCGGACACCAGCTCGAAACGATTGCCTTCTACACCGACGCCGACCGCACGGCGACGTTCGTGCGTGAGGCCGACCACGCCTACTGCCTCGGCGCCGCGTCCGCGCGACCGTACCTCGACCTGGCCGTGCTGGAACGCGCGCTGGTCGACACTCGCGCCGATGCCGCGTGGGTCGGCTGGGGCTTCGTCGCGGAGGACCCGGCTTTCGCGGAACTGTGCGCCAGGCTCGGGGTGACCTTCATCGGCCCCGACGCCGAGGCCATGCGCAAGCTCGGCGACAAGATCGGTGCCAAGCTCATCGCGGAGGAGGTCGGCGTCCCGGTCGCGCCGTGGAGCAGGGGCGCGGTCGCCGACATCGACGCTGCCTTGCTCGCGGCCAAGGAAATCGGCTACCCGCTCATGCTCAAGGCAACCGCGGGCGGCGGAGGCAGGGGCATCAGGGTCGTCACGAGCGACGACGAACTCCGGGATGCCTATGAGCGCACCAGCGCCGAGGCAGCGAGGGCTTTCGGCAGCGGGGTCGTGTTCCTCGAACGGCTCGTCACCGGGGCACGGCACGTCGAGGTCCAGGTGATCGCCGACGGACAGGGAACGGCGTGGGCGCTGGGCGTTCGCGACTGCTCCGTGCAGCGCCGCAACCAGAAGGTCATCGAGGAGTCGTCCTCGCCGCTGCTCGACGACGCGCAGACCAGCGAACTCAAGGCGTCGGCGGAGCGGCTGGCCGTCGCCGTCGGCTACCGAGGTGCCGCCACCGTCGAGTTCCTCTACCACCCTGGCGAGAAGCTGTTCGCCTTCCTCGAGGTCAACACGCGGCTCCAGGTCGAGCACCCCATCACCGAGGCCACTACCGGGATGGACCTGGTCAAGGCTCAGCTCGCCGTCGCGGCCGGCGAGAAGCTGACCGGCCCCGTCCCCGCCGAATTGGGACACGCGGTCGAGGCGCGGCTCAACGCGGAGGACCCCGACCGCGACTTCGCGCCCGCGCCAGGCCGGATCGCGCTGCTCGGTTTGCCGGCGGGCCCCGGTATTCGCGTCGACACCGGGGTCAGCGAGGGCGACACCATCCCCGCCGACTTCGACTCCATGATCGCCAAGATCATCGCCTATGGCCGCGACCGGGACGAGGCGCTGGCGAGGCTGCGCAGGGCCGTCGCCGAGACGACCGTGCTCATCGAGGGCGGAAGCACCAACAAGAGTTTCCTGCTCGACCTGCTCGACGCGCCGGAGGTCATCGAGGCCAGCGCCGACACCGGCTGGATCGACAGGGTCCGCGCGCAGGGGCGGCTCGTGTCCAGCAAGCATTCCGGTATCGCGTTGGCCACCGCCGCGATCGAGGCATACGAGGACGAGGAACGTGCCGAGCGCCAGCGGCTCCTCCAGACGGCCTTCGGGGGGCGGCCCCAGGTTCAGCACGAGAGCGGGCGGCCGATCGACCTCAAACTGCGCGGCGTCGGTTACCGGGTCACGGTGGCCCGCACCGGGCCGAAGCGGTTCCGGGTCGGGATCGCCGACGACGCGGCCGTACATCACGTCGACGTCGAGATCGACCGGTTCGACGAGCGCGCGGGCCAGCTGATCGCCAACGGGCAGCGATTCCGGTTCGTCACCGGAACCTTCGGTCCGGTCCACCTCGTCGAGGTCGACGGCGCGAGCCACCGGGTCAGCAGGGACGAGGGCGGCGTGGTGCGCTCGCCGGCCCCCGCGCTGGTGGTCGCCACCCCCGTCGAGGTCGGCGACGAGGTCGAGGCCGGTGCGCCCGTGCTGGTGCTGGAGAGCATGAAGATGGAGACGGTGCTGCGCGCGCCGTTCCGCGCGACGCTGCGGGAACGGCCCGTCGCCGTCGGCAGCCAGGTGGAGACGGGGGCGCCGCTGCTTCGGCTGGAACCGCTCGGTGACGAGACCGACGACACCGACGGGGCCGCCGCACCGGGAGTCGACCTGGAACTGCCGCCCGAACCCGGCGGCGTCGCCGCGTCCCGCAGGGCCGCAGCTGGGCTGGCTGACCTGCGCAGCAGGCTGCTCGGCTTCGACATCGACCCACACGACGACAGCGGCGCCCTCGCCGGTTACCTCGCGGCCCGAGCCGAACTGCTGGCTCTGCCGGATGCGGGGGAGCGGCCGACCCGAGGCGAGGTCGAGCTGCTGCGGGTCTTCGCCGATCTGTCCGAGCTGAGCCGCAACCGGCCGGCTGGCGAGGAAACCAAGGCCGACACCAGGGTGCACAGCTCGCGCGAGTTCTTCCACACCTACCTGCAAAGCCTCGACGTCGAGCGGGCGGGACTGTCCGAGACGTTCCAGCAGCGGCTCGGCCGCGTCCTCGGCCACTACGGGGTCACCGACCTCGAACGCGGTCCCGAGCTGGAGGAGGCGGTGTTCCGGATCTTCCTCGCCCAGCAGCGGGCCGCTTCCGACGTCACCGTCATCACGACGCTGCTGCAACGGTGGCTGACCGAACCCGCGCCCGCCGCCGACGTCAGGCAGACCGTCGGGCAGACGCTGGAACACCTGATCGTCGCGACCCAGCTGCGGTTCCCCGTCGTCGGTGACCTCGCCCGCGGCGTCGTGTTCCGCTGGTTCGCCCAGCCGATGCTCCGCCGCAACCGCGCGGAGATCTACGCCAGGGTGCGGAAGTCGCTGCGCTATCTGGACGAGTTCCCCGAGGCGGCCGACCGCGAGGACCACATCGCCGAGATGGTCGCGAGCCCCGAACCGTTGGTCAGGGTCGCCGGACAGCGGATCGGGCTAAGGGGAGCCGACCCCGGCTCGCTGCTTGAGGTGCTCAGCCGCCGCTACTACCGCAGCAGTGGTCTGGACAATGCGCGGCTCGTCAGGCACGGCGGCACGGTGTGTTACGTGGGCGACTACGAGCACGGCGGAAGGCGGCGGCTGGTCGCGACGGCAGCGGATTTCGCCGACGTCGCGGACGCGCTGAGCGCGGTGGCTTCCACGGCCGAAGCCGGTTCGGCCGACTCGCTCGTCGTCGACATCTACCTGACCTGGGCGCGGCAGCCGAAGGAAGCCGAGGCCATGGCGACCGTCCTCGGCGAGACGCTCGCGCGGGTGTCGCTGCCGGAAACGGTGCGCAGGGTGACCGCCACGGTCGCGGGCAACAGCGGCGCGGCCATGCACCACCATTTCACTTTCCGGCCGTCCAACGAGGACGGTGGCAGGGGAGGTTTTGCCGAGGACCGGCTCATCCGTGGCCTGCACCCGCTGATCGCCCAGCGGTTCGAGTTGCGGCGGTGGCGGGACTTCGACCTCACCCGGCTTCCCTCCGCCGACGAGGAGGTCTACCTTTTCCGTTGCGTGGCACCGGAAAACCGCGCCGACGAACGCCTCGTCGCGATGGCGCAGGTGCGGGACCTGACTCCGCTGCGCGACGACGAGGGCCGGATCCTGGCGTTGCCAGCCGTCGAGGGCACGTTGGACGCCTGCCTCGACGCGATCCGCAAGGTGCAGGCGAAGCGGCCGGCGAAGAAGCGGTTCGACACCAACAGGGTGCTGCTCTACGTGTGGCCGCCGAGCGAGCTGACGGTCGACGACCTGAAGGCGATCGCGCACCGCGTGCTGCCTACCACCGCGGGCGCCGGGCTTGAGGAGGTGCTTTTCCTCGGCAGGCAACGCGACGCCGACACCGGCGAGCTGACCGACATCGCCGTGCGCATCTCCTACACCCACGACTCCGGGGTTCGGCTGTCCATAGTGGACCCTCCGACGGAGCCGATCGAGCCGCTCGACGACTACGGGCAGAAGGTGCTGCGAGCCCGCAGGCGAGACACGGTCTACCCCTACGAGCTCACCGGGATGCTCGCCGGAGAGGGCGGCACGTTCCAGGAGTACGACCTGGACGAGGCACGCCCGGCTTCGCTCGTGCCCGTCGACCGCCCGAAGGGCAGGAACACGGCCGGAATCGTGGCCGGTGTGGTGACGTCGGTGACCGAGCGCTACCCCGAGGGCATGACCAGGGTGGTGCTGCTCGGTGACCCGACCAAGGCGCTCGGCGCGCTGTCGGAACCGGAGTGCGCGAGGGTCATCGCGGCGCTCGACCTCGCGGAGCGGCTGCGGGTTCCGGTCGAGTGGTTCGCGCTGTCGGCTGGCGCGCGGATCGCCATGGACTCCGGAACGGAGAACATGGACTGGGTGGCCGCCGCGCTCAAGCGGATCGTGCGGTTCACTCAGGACGGTGGCGAGATCAACGTCGTCGTCGCCGGGATCAACGTCGGCGCCCAGCCCTACTGGAACGCCGAGGCCACGATGCTCATGCACACCAAGGGCATCCTCGTGATGACGCCCGACTCGGCCATGGTGCTCACCGGAAAGCAGTCACTCGACTTTTCCGGCGGCGTTTCCGCCGAGGACAACTTCGGTATCGGCGGTTACGACCGGGTCATGGGACCGAACGGTCAGGCGCAGTACTGGGCGCCCGACCTCGCCGGTGCGCGCAACGTGCTGATGGCGCACTACGACCACGCCTACGTCGCGCCTGGTGAGTCGATGCCCCGCAGGGCGGAGACCAGCGACCCCGCTGGAAGAGACATTTCCTCCTTCCCGCACGACGTCGCCGGAAGCGACTTCACCACCGTCGGCGAGATCTTCTCCCGCGAGGCCAACCCCGACCGGAAGAAGGCCTTCGACATCCGCACCGTCATGCGGGCCGTCGCCGACCAGGACCACGCCGTGCTGGAGCGGTGGGCCGGTATGGCCGACGCGGAGACGGCCGTCGTGCAGGACGTGCACCTCGGCGGCTGGCCGGTGTGCCTGCTCGGGATCGAGTCGAGGGCGGTGCCCCGGCGCGGCTTCCCGCCCACCGACGGGCCCGACACCTACACCGGGGGAACCCTGTTCCCCCGCTCTTCGAAGAAGGCGGCCCGTGCGATCAACGCGGCAAGCGGCAACCGGCCGCTCGTCGTACTGGCCAATCTGTCCGGTTTCGACGGTTCGCCCGAGTCGATGCGGAAGCTTCAGCTCGAATACGGCGCCGAGATCGGCAGGGCCATCGTCAACTTCGTCGGCCCCATCGTGTTCTGCGTGATCTCCCGCTACCACGGCGGCGCGTTCGTCGTGTTCTCCAAGGCCCTCAACGAGAACATGACGGTGCTCGCCGTCGACGGCTCGTTCGCCTCGGTGCTCGGCGGGGCCCCGGCGGCCGCGGTCGTCTTCGCTGGTGATGTCAACGCGCGCACGGCTGGTGACGAGCGCGTCAGGGAGCTGGAGGCCCGGCTCGCCGAAGCCGGCGGGGCCGAGCGCGCCGCACTCGGCACCCAGCTCAGTGAGGTGCGCACGGCGGTGCGGGCCGAGAAACTGGGCGAGGTCGCGGCCGAGTTCGACGGCGTGCACAGTATCCGGAGGGCGGTCGAGGTGGGTTCGGTGGACGCGGTGATCCAGGCGGCCGACCTCCGGCCGGAGATCATCGCGGCGATCGAAAGAGGACTGACGGCATGA
- a CDS encoding MurR/RpiR family transcriptional regulator, with protein MTSTAPSTFDELAARLQDTLPELSRSHRLLAERVMADPEGVAFMTVYDLASAVGVNEATVVRFASAIGFKGFPELKKLCREKLREQAQLLRRFDLLEQRGAEEGGLPRRAAELDSANIARTFARIDTERWGQAVAALAEAPRVHVLGLRKCHAVAYLLGYLLRMVREDAETITAEAGTLTDSLRRIRKGDAFVAISIHRYSAETVRAAEWARARGARCVALTDNASSPLVPLADQVFFVDAAGPSVLRSVTAFTSLAQALVAEVAAALGKEVRDTLLHDEQLLEEFAVYTDPERR; from the coding sequence ATGACGAGCACCGCTCCCTCCACCTTCGACGAGCTCGCGGCCCGGCTTCAGGACACGCTGCCCGAGCTGTCCCGGTCGCACCGCCTGCTCGCCGAACGGGTCATGGCCGACCCCGAAGGCGTCGCCTTCATGACCGTGTACGACCTGGCCTCCGCCGTCGGCGTCAACGAGGCCACGGTCGTCCGGTTCGCGAGCGCCATCGGGTTCAAGGGCTTTCCCGAGCTGAAGAAACTGTGCAGGGAAAAACTGAGGGAGCAGGCACAGCTCCTTCGGCGTTTCGACCTGCTCGAACAACGCGGCGCCGAGGAGGGCGGTCTGCCGAGGCGGGCCGCCGAACTCGATTCGGCCAACATCGCGCGCACGTTCGCCAGGATCGACACCGAGCGGTGGGGGCAGGCGGTCGCGGCGCTGGCCGAGGCGCCACGGGTGCACGTGCTCGGCCTTCGCAAGTGCCACGCGGTGGCCTACCTGCTGGGTTATCTGCTGCGGATGGTCAGGGAGGATGCCGAGACGATCACCGCGGAAGCGGGAACGCTCACCGACAGCCTGCGCAGGATCAGGAAAGGGGACGCGTTCGTCGCGATCTCGATCCACCGCTACAGCGCCGAGACCGTGCGCGCCGCCGAGTGGGCGCGCGCCCGCGGAGCCCGGTGCGTCGCGTTGACCGACAACGCCTCCTCGCCGCTCGTCCCGCTGGCCGACCAGGTGTTCTTCGTCGACGCGGCGGGGCCCTCGGTGTTGCGGTCGGTCACCGCCTTCACCTCACTCGCGCAGGCGCTGGTCGCCGAGGTGGCCGCCGCGCTGGGCAAGGAGGTCAGGGACACCCTGCTGCACGACGAGCAACTGCTGGAGGAGTTCGCCGTCTACACCGATCCCGAGCGTCGCTGA
- a CDS encoding sulfite exporter TauE/SafE family protein: MQTLLLFGLAGFLAQLVDGSLGMAFGVTATTTLVTVGTAPAVASAAVHLAEVGTSLASGVSHWRFRNIDWRTVGILALPGAIGAVLGAYVLTSLSTESASVWITTILLVLGLYVLIRFAFLKLGKLITNKRPGAKFLGPLGLVAGFVDASGGGGWGPVATTTLLSSGRLEPRKVVGSVDTSEFIVALAASVGFFFSLSSEHDLNYTVVAGLMIGGVLAAPVAAWLVRRMPPRILGAAAGGLIVFTNARTLLTTSGAGTTLTISVLVAIVALWAAGLTAAVRSVRAEKRLNALVGEDGQTEEPAKLPTS; encoded by the coding sequence ATGCAAACATTGCTGCTGTTCGGTCTGGCCGGGTTTCTGGCCCAGCTCGTGGACGGCTCGCTCGGAATGGCGTTCGGGGTCACCGCGACCACCACGCTCGTCACGGTGGGCACGGCTCCCGCCGTCGCCTCCGCCGCCGTGCACTTGGCCGAGGTGGGAACATCGCTGGCTTCCGGAGTCTCGCACTGGCGGTTCCGCAACATCGACTGGCGCACCGTGGGCATCCTCGCCCTCCCCGGCGCCATCGGCGCCGTGCTCGGCGCCTACGTACTCACCTCGCTGTCGACGGAATCGGCCTCGGTGTGGATCACCACGATCCTGCTCGTACTCGGTTTGTACGTACTGATCCGCTTCGCGTTTCTCAAGCTGGGCAAGCTGATCACCAACAAGCGGCCCGGCGCGAAGTTCCTCGGCCCGCTCGGTCTCGTCGCCGGGTTCGTCGACGCCAGCGGCGGTGGCGGCTGGGGACCCGTCGCCACCACGACGCTGCTGTCCTCCGGCAGGCTGGAGCCGAGGAAGGTCGTCGGCTCCGTCGACACGTCCGAGTTCATCGTCGCGCTCGCCGCGAGCGTCGGCTTCTTCTTCTCGCTCTCCAGCGAGCACGACCTGAACTACACGGTGGTCGCCGGGCTGATGATCGGCGGCGTGCTGGCCGCACCGGTCGCGGCCTGGCTGGTGCGCAGGATGCCGCCCCGGATTCTCGGAGCCGCCGCGGGCGGGCTCATCGTGTTCACCAACGCGAGGACGCTGCTCACCACATCGGGCGCCGGGACCACGCTGACGATCTCGGTGCTCGTGGCGATCGTCGCGCTGTGGGCTGCTGGACTGACCGCGGCGGTCCGTTCGGTGCGGGCGGAGAAGCGGCTCAACGCTCTCGTCGGAGAGGACGGCCAGACCGAAGAACCGGCCAAGCTGCCCACCTCGTGA
- a CDS encoding pyruvate dehydrogenase, producing the protein MAKGSVADQFVEVLVQAGVSRIYGVVGDSLNPVVDAIRRTPGIDWVHVRNEEAGAFAAAAEAQLTGRLAVCAGSCGPGNTHLVQGLYDAHRTGAPVLALASHIPSNQIGTGFFQETHPERLFLDCSGYCEVISQPGQLPRIQRIAIQHALSRGEVSVLVLPGDVAQMDAEESTGTSLFVTESATLTPTAAQVDQLASMLDEAETVTLFCGAGVADAHAEVMELAGILKSPVGHSLRGKEWIQFDNPYDVGMSGLLGYGACYDAMRKADLLLLLGTDFPYDSFLPGARTVQVDHDATRLGRRTPLRLGVHGDVRETIRAVLPALREKTDRRFLDEMLRDHCRSLENVVDAYTRDVERHVPIHPEYVADVLDDLAADDAVFTVDTGMCNVWAARYVTPNGRRRVIGSFLHGSMANALPHAIGAQLAYPGRQVISMSGDGGLGMLLGELLTVKLHELPVKIVTFNNSSLGMVKLEMLVDGLPDYQTDHAGVDFAAIAAGAGIHSVRVTDPADVRDVLAEALAHPGPALVDVVTDPNALSMPPKITAAQVRGFALAASKVVLTGGVGKMVDLARSNLRNVPRP; encoded by the coding sequence ATGGCAAAGGGGTCGGTCGCCGACCAGTTCGTCGAGGTGCTGGTACAGGCGGGAGTGTCGCGGATCTACGGTGTAGTCGGCGACAGCCTCAACCCGGTCGTCGACGCGATCAGGCGGACACCGGGCATCGATTGGGTACATGTGCGCAACGAGGAGGCCGGGGCGTTCGCCGCGGCGGCGGAAGCGCAGCTCACCGGCAGGCTGGCGGTGTGCGCCGGGTCGTGCGGACCTGGGAATACCCATCTCGTTCAGGGGCTCTACGACGCGCACCGCACGGGCGCCCCCGTGCTCGCGCTGGCCTCCCACATCCCCTCGAACCAGATCGGCACCGGGTTCTTCCAGGAAACCCATCCGGAGCGATTGTTCCTCGACTGTAGTGGCTACTGCGAGGTGATCAGTCAGCCGGGACAGCTTCCCCGGATCCAGCGCATCGCGATCCAGCACGCGCTGTCCAGGGGCGAGGTCTCGGTACTGGTGTTGCCGGGCGATGTCGCCCAGATGGATGCCGAAGAGTCCACGGGCACGAGCCTGTTCGTCACCGAATCGGCGACCCTGACGCCGACCGCGGCTCAGGTGGACCAGCTGGCCTCGATGCTCGACGAGGCGGAGACCGTGACCCTGTTCTGCGGCGCGGGCGTCGCCGACGCGCACGCCGAGGTCATGGAACTCGCCGGAATCCTCAAGTCACCGGTCGGTCATTCCTTGCGTGGCAAGGAATGGATCCAGTTCGACAATCCCTACGACGTCGGGATGAGCGGCCTGCTCGGCTACGGCGCGTGCTATGACGCGATGCGCAAGGCCGATCTGTTGCTGTTGCTCGGCACCGACTTTCCCTACGACAGCTTCCTTCCCGGCGCCCGCACGGTGCAGGTCGATCACGACGCGACGAGACTGGGCAGGCGCACCCCGCTGAGGCTCGGGGTGCACGGTGACGTCCGCGAGACCATCAGGGCGGTGCTTCCAGCGCTGCGGGAGAAGACCGATCGCCGGTTTCTCGACGAAATGCTGCGGGATCACTGCCGCTCGCTGGAGAACGTCGTCGACGCGTACACGCGCGATGTCGAGCGGCACGTACCCATTCATCCCGAGTACGTCGCCGACGTACTCGACGACCTCGCCGCCGACGACGCGGTGTTCACTGTGGACACCGGGATGTGCAACGTGTGGGCCGCGCGTTACGTGACACCCAACGGGCGCAGGAGGGTCATCGGTTCCTTCCTGCATGGTTCGATGGCCAACGCGTTGCCACACGCGATCGGAGCGCAGCTCGCCTACCCCGGCAGGCAGGTCATCTCGATGTCCGGCGACGGCGGACTCGGCATGCTGCTCGGCGAACTGCTCACCGTGAAACTGCACGAACTGCCGGTCAAGATCGTGACCTTCAACAATTCGTCACTCGGCATGGTGAAACTGGAAATGCTGGTGGACGGGTTGCCGGATTACCAGACCGATCACGCGGGCGTCGATTTCGCCGCCATCGCGGCGGGGGCCGGGATCCACAGCGTCCGGGTCACCGATCCGGCCGACGTGCGAGACGTGCTAGCCGAGGCGCTGGCTCACCCTGGGCCGGCCCTGGTCGACGTGGTGACCGATCCGAACGCGCTGTCGATGCCGCCGAAGATCACGGCGGCTCAGGTGCGGGGGTTCGCGCTGGCCGCAAGCAAGGTGGTGCTCACCGGCGGGGTCGGCAAGATGGTCGACCTGGCGCGCTCGAACCTGCGCAACGTGCCCAGGCCCTGA
- a CDS encoding TetR/AcrR family transcriptional regulator, translating into MPEDNDARARLDLLWGGTQRSGRGPKPKLSLDHIIRTAIKIADTEGIEAVSMQRLASALGYTTMSLYRYVPSKDALIEVMIDTAAGQPAPYTGPPDDWRGELEAWTYSIWQTYMEHPWLTKANVTAPPTGPNNLAWFEAAIGPLSRAGVAGTDLISATLFLLGAVRGLAQIAVGVAGSRTSRGITAAEAAGSYEATLRELVDPQRFPHLSALIGEGTFTPDGEADENVDLDLQYGLQRMLDGIENFGGRDSR; encoded by the coding sequence ATGCCGGAAGACAACGACGCACGGGCCAGACTCGACCTGCTCTGGGGAGGCACTCAACGCTCAGGGCGCGGACCGAAACCCAAGCTCAGCCTCGACCACATCATCCGGACCGCCATCAAGATCGCCGACACCGAGGGCATCGAGGCGGTGTCCATGCAGCGGCTCGCCTCCGCTCTCGGCTACACGACGATGTCGCTGTACCGGTACGTTCCGAGCAAAGACGCGCTCATCGAGGTCATGATCGACACGGCGGCGGGCCAGCCCGCGCCCTACACCGGGCCGCCCGACGACTGGCGTGGGGAACTCGAAGCGTGGACCTACAGCATCTGGCAGACCTACATGGAGCATCCCTGGCTGACCAAGGCCAACGTCACCGCGCCTCCCACCGGGCCGAACAACCTCGCCTGGTTCGAGGCCGCCATCGGGCCACTGTCCAGGGCGGGCGTCGCCGGAACCGACCTGATCTCGGCGACGTTGTTCCTGCTCGGCGCCGTTCGCGGGCTCGCCCAGATCGCGGTCGGCGTCGCCGGCTCCCGCACCAGCAGGGGAATCACCGCGGCCGAGGCGGCGGGCAGCTACGAGGCGACCCTGCGCGAACTCGTTGACCCGCAACGGTTTCCGCACCTGTCGGCCCTGATCGGCGAAGGCACCTTCACACCGGACGGCGAGGCCGACGAGAACGTGGACCTCGATCTCCAGTACGGCCTCCAGCGGATGCTCGACGGCATCGAGAATTTCGGTGGCCGCGATTCGAGGTGA